A portion of the Candidatus Eisenbacteria bacterium genome contains these proteins:
- a CDS encoding sigma 54-interacting transcriptional regulator: protein GRIAHTEGSIPRARDAYNRAVATFRLIHDRIELARTLEERATLETISEQDLNKARSLYRRAGIITDKEESRVATGRRISGKTAVCRKNDPFAAIVTHSPILLEKIETARRVASADCPVLLTGETGTGKELFARAIHEAGRPSSPFIALNCAALSENLLDGELFGHTAGAFTGATRAKRGLLEAAAGGTLFLDEIDKSSPAFQAKLLRFIDTGEVRRVGETETRRSTARVVSASNRNSRALSESGRLLPELIYRLRGVEIALPPLRERTEDIVLLAERFLSISSGMGSRSLRLADETIEALLVYRWPGNVRELKHEMERAVLLSEKPVVGPEVLALDDESTSLEDETRIRPTTAEERTIRQALGRSNGNVSCAAARLGLSRVTLYRRLRVHGIALSFYRTGPCVRSARGSRKP from the coding sequence TCGGACGGATCGCGCACACGGAAGGATCCATCCCCCGGGCACGCGACGCGTACAACCGCGCGGTCGCGACCTTCCGCCTCATCCACGATCGGATCGAGCTCGCCCGCACGCTGGAGGAACGAGCGACGCTCGAGACGATCTCCGAGCAGGATCTCAACAAGGCACGGAGTCTTTACAGACGGGCGGGCATCATCACAGACAAAGAAGAGTCGAGAGTCGCGACCGGCAGGCGCATCTCCGGGAAGACCGCTGTGTGCCGGAAGAACGACCCCTTTGCGGCGATCGTCACCCACTCCCCAATCCTGCTCGAGAAGATCGAGACCGCGCGGCGGGTTGCTTCCGCCGACTGTCCCGTGCTTCTCACAGGGGAGACGGGGACAGGGAAGGAGCTCTTTGCCCGGGCGATTCACGAAGCGGGCCGTCCTAGTAGTCCATTCATTGCGTTGAACTGCGCGGCGCTCTCGGAGAACCTGCTGGACGGCGAGCTGTTCGGGCACACGGCAGGAGCGTTCACCGGCGCAACCCGCGCCAAGCGAGGACTCCTCGAGGCCGCTGCTGGGGGAACTCTCTTCCTCGACGAGATCGACAAGTCCTCTCCTGCTTTCCAAGCGAAACTCCTGCGTTTCATCGACACCGGTGAGGTTCGAAGGGTAGGGGAGACAGAAACCCGGCGATCGACGGCCCGCGTTGTTTCCGCGTCGAACCGGAATTCGCGGGCTCTGTCCGAAAGCGGCCGTCTGTTGCCCGAGCTGATCTACCGGCTGCGGGGAGTGGAAATCGCGCTTCCTCCGCTCCGTGAGCGAACAGAAGACATCGTCCTTCTCGCCGAGCGTTTCCTCTCCATTTCTTCCGGTATGGGGAGCCGATCCCTACGTCTTGCCGATGAGACGATCGAAGCACTCCTCGTGTATCGCTGGCCAGGGAACGTTCGAGAGTTGAAGCATGAGATGGAACGAGCCGTTCTGCTTTCTGAGAAACCGGTCGTCGGACCCGAAGTCCTCGCCCTGGACGACGAGAGTACCTCCCTCGAAGACGAGACTCGAATTCGCCCCACGACCGCGGAGGAGAGGACCATCCGGCAAGCATTGGGGCGGTCGAACGGGAACGTTTCGTGCGCCGCGGCGCGGCTCGGCCTATCTCGCGTCACTTTGTATCGTAGACTCCGGGTCCACGGCATTGCTTTGAGCTTCTATCGAACTGGACCGTGCGTTCGGTCCGCACGCGGTTCTCGCAAGCCTTGA